In Stigmatella aurantiaca, one DNA window encodes the following:
- a CDS encoding biotin--[acetyl-CoA-carboxylase] ligase, translating to MPETSETQEELILGFLLEGGEDFTSGEALSSKLGLSRTAVWKHVEGLRGKGYRIEAIPARGYRLVAVPDRLTPLELNPLLTTRELGRTLHCHGTLASTNELAFRLAHEGAEHGEVVVAEQQTAGKGRRGRAWVSPPGLNLYFSAILRPELPPQHAPELTLVAAVALAEALREAGAEAAIKWPNDVQINGRKVAGILTELSAEPERVHFVVLGVGVNLNAQREHFPEELQETATSVALELGRPVPRAAFATALWLRLEEWLARHQEAGFGPVRQRWKELSCTLGQEVLVRTARLEFQGRAEDVDASGALMVRTAGGVLERVLAGDVEQLRPRRKAGA from the coding sequence ATGCCCGAAACGTCCGAGACACAGGAAGAACTCATCCTGGGCTTCTTGCTCGAAGGGGGCGAGGACTTCACCTCCGGAGAGGCGCTCTCCAGCAAGCTGGGGCTGTCGCGCACCGCCGTGTGGAAGCACGTGGAGGGCTTGCGCGGCAAGGGCTACCGCATCGAGGCCATCCCCGCGCGGGGCTACCGGCTGGTGGCGGTGCCCGACCGGCTGACGCCGCTGGAGCTCAACCCCCTGCTCACCACCCGGGAGCTGGGCCGCACCCTGCATTGCCACGGCACGCTGGCCTCCACGAACGAGCTGGCGTTCCGGCTCGCCCACGAGGGCGCGGAGCATGGCGAGGTGGTGGTGGCCGAGCAGCAGACGGCCGGCAAGGGGCGGCGGGGCCGGGCGTGGGTGTCTCCGCCGGGGCTCAACCTCTACTTCTCGGCCATCCTGCGGCCGGAGCTGCCCCCGCAGCACGCCCCGGAGCTGACGCTGGTGGCGGCCGTGGCGCTGGCGGAGGCGCTGCGCGAGGCCGGGGCCGAGGCCGCCATCAAGTGGCCCAATGACGTGCAGATCAACGGGCGCAAGGTGGCGGGCATCCTCACGGAGCTGTCCGCCGAGCCCGAGCGCGTGCACTTCGTGGTGCTGGGGGTGGGCGTGAACCTCAACGCCCAGCGGGAGCACTTCCCCGAGGAGCTCCAGGAGACGGCCACCTCGGTGGCCCTGGAGCTCGGCCGGCCGGTCCCCCGGGCCGCCTTCGCCACGGCGCTGTGGCTGCGGCTGGAGGAGTGGCTGGCCCGGCACCAGGAGGCGGGCTTCGGCCCCGTGCGCCAGCGCTGGAAGGAGCTGTCCTGCACGCTGGGCCAGGAGGTGCTGGTGCGCACCGCCCGCCTGGAGTTCCAGGGAAGGGCGGAGGATGTGGATGCGTCGGGGGCCCTGATGGTGCGCACGGCCGGCGGCGTGCTCGAGCGGGTCCTGGCGGGGGATGTGGAGCAGCTGCGGCCCCGGCGCAAGGCGGGCGCCTGA
- a CDS encoding type III pantothenate kinase produces the protein MLLAIDVGNTNTVLGVFEGRRLLAHWYLETRARRTADESGALVRQLFAGSGIDAGHVSAVIVSSVVPPLQSTLEKMSETYFKTAPVFVGPGVKTGMPILYDNPRQVGADRIVNAVAAFEKHHAGLIVVDFGTATTFDAVSPKGEYLGGAICPGISISMEALFQNASKLPRVEFARPPHVVGRNTVHAMQSGLVYGFVSMADGMCERMREELGFPAKIIATGEMAPLVAGESKVIQEVDELLMLEGLRIIYGRNYAT, from the coding sequence ATGCTGCTCGCCATCGACGTCGGGAACACGAACACCGTCCTGGGCGTGTTCGAGGGGCGCAGGCTCCTGGCGCACTGGTACCTGGAGACCCGTGCCCGCCGCACCGCCGACGAGTCCGGCGCCCTCGTGCGCCAGCTGTTCGCCGGCAGCGGCATCGACGCGGGCCATGTGTCCGCGGTGATCGTCTCCAGCGTGGTGCCGCCGCTCCAGTCCACCCTGGAGAAGATGAGCGAGACCTACTTCAAGACGGCCCCGGTGTTCGTCGGGCCGGGCGTGAAGACGGGCATGCCCATCCTCTATGACAACCCGCGCCAGGTGGGCGCCGACCGCATCGTCAACGCGGTGGCGGCCTTCGAGAAGCACCACGCCGGGCTCATCGTCGTGGACTTTGGCACGGCGACCACCTTCGACGCGGTGTCGCCCAAGGGCGAGTACCTGGGGGGCGCCATCTGCCCCGGCATCTCCATCTCCATGGAGGCGCTCTTCCAGAATGCCTCCAAGCTGCCCCGGGTGGAGTTCGCCCGGCCCCCGCACGTGGTGGGCCGCAACACGGTGCACGCCATGCAGTCGGGCCTCGTCTACGGCTTCGTGAGCATGGCCGATGGCATGTGCGAGCGCATGCGGGAGGAGCTGGGCTTCCCCGCGAAGATCATCGCCACCGGGGAGATGGCCCCCCTGGTGGCGGGCGAGTCGAAGGTCATCCAGGAAGTGGACGAGCTCCTCATGCTCGAGGGGCTGCGCATCATTTACGGAAGGAACTACGCGACATGA